One Actinomadura viridis genomic region harbors:
- the pyrE gene encoding orotate phosphoribosyltransferase yields MSERDALLQEIKSKAVVHGDFVLSSGKRASWYVDLRRVTLDAVAAPLVGRVMLDVTADLDYEAVGGLTLGADPVATAMLHAAAARGRALDAFVVRKAGKAHGLQRRIEGPDVAGRRVLAVEDTSTTGGSVLAAVEALREAGAEVVAVATIVERGAAARIAAEGLEYRHPYTVDDLGMTAGD; encoded by the coding sequence GTGAGTGAACGTGATGCCCTCCTGCAAGAGATCAAGTCCAAGGCGGTCGTGCACGGCGACTTCGTGCTGTCGTCCGGGAAGCGCGCGTCCTGGTACGTGGACCTGCGCCGGGTGACGCTGGACGCCGTCGCGGCGCCGCTGGTCGGCCGGGTGATGCTGGACGTGACCGCGGACCTGGACTACGAGGCCGTCGGAGGGCTCACGCTGGGCGCCGACCCGGTCGCCACCGCGATGCTGCACGCGGCCGCGGCCCGCGGGCGCGCGCTGGACGCGTTCGTGGTGCGCAAGGCGGGCAAGGCGCACGGCCTGCAGCGCCGTATCGAGGGCCCGGACGTGGCCGGCCGGCGGGTGCTCGCCGTGGAGGACACCTCCACCACCGGAGGCTCGGTGCTCGCGGCCGTGGAGGCGCTGCGGGAGGCCGGCGCGGAGGTCGTCGCGGTCGCCACGATCGTGGAACGGGGGGCCGCCGCGCGCATCGCCGCGGAGGGGCTGGAGTACCGCCATCCGTACACCGTGGACGACCTCGGCATGACCGCCGGGGACTGA